Proteins from a single region of Natronocella acetinitrilica:
- the gor gene encoding glutathione-disulfide reductase: MSEHFDLLAVGGGSGGLATARRAARHGARAAVIESARLGGTCVNVGCVPKKVMWNAAHTMDALRRAGDYGIQAGAPRLDWPVLKSRRDAYIERLNGIYARNLGKDAVTVFQGHGRFAGPAELEVDGQRITADHIVIATGGKPVWPRIPGAELGIDSDGFFELATQPRRVAVVGAGYIAVELAGVLAGLGSDVSLVVRRDGPLRGFDALLQEGLVEALPQGGVNLINRFTPSAVRGEPGRLSLHAEDGRSLDDLDAVIWAIGRHANTDGLGLEATGVVVNERGDIPVDAWQNTNVSGIYALGDITGQIPLTPVAIAAGRRLSDRLFGGMTERKLDYENVPTVVFSHPPIGTVGLTEAEAREQFGDAVQVFSTAFVAMDYALGEHKPRTRMKLVTVGAEQRVVGVHVIGTGADEMLQGFAVAVRMGASKADFDNTVAIHPTSAEELVTMV; the protein is encoded by the coding sequence ATGAGTGAGCATTTCGATCTGTTGGCGGTTGGTGGCGGTAGCGGAGGCCTCGCGACGGCCAGGCGGGCGGCGCGTCATGGTGCCAGGGCTGCGGTGATCGAGTCCGCCCGCCTCGGCGGTACCTGCGTCAACGTTGGCTGTGTACCCAAAAAGGTCATGTGGAACGCAGCGCACACCATGGACGCGCTGCGCCGCGCCGGCGATTACGGCATTCAGGCTGGTGCACCAAGGCTGGACTGGCCGGTTTTGAAATCCCGCCGGGATGCCTATATCGAGCGACTCAATGGCATCTATGCCCGCAACCTGGGGAAGGATGCGGTAACTGTATTCCAGGGCCACGGCAGGTTTGCCGGGCCGGCGGAACTGGAAGTGGACGGCCAGCGCATCACCGCAGATCACATCGTGATTGCCACCGGTGGCAAGCCAGTGTGGCCGCGAATTCCCGGGGCCGAACTGGGGATCGATTCCGATGGTTTCTTCGAACTCGCGACACAGCCCCGGCGTGTGGCTGTGGTGGGTGCCGGCTACATTGCCGTTGAACTTGCCGGCGTCCTGGCAGGGCTGGGTAGCGACGTGTCCCTGGTGGTGCGCCGCGATGGACCGCTGCGTGGTTTTGACGCCCTGCTCCAGGAGGGGCTGGTGGAGGCTTTGCCCCAGGGTGGCGTGAATCTGATCAACCGCTTCACCCCGTCGGCAGTGCGTGGCGAGCCGGGGCGGCTCTCTCTGCACGCAGAGGACGGCCGCTCGCTGGATGATCTGGATGCCGTGATCTGGGCCATTGGCCGACACGCCAATACGGACGGACTCGGGCTCGAGGCCACCGGTGTAGTGGTGAACGAGCGCGGCGATATCCCAGTGGATGCCTGGCAGAACACCAACGTCTCCGGCATCTATGCACTGGGGGACATTACGGGCCAGATCCCGCTGACACCGGTGGCCATCGCCGCCGGACGACGCCTGTCGGATCGCCTCTTCGGTGGCATGACAGAGCGCAAGCTGGACTATGAGAACGTCCCCACAGTGGTCTTCAGCCACCCGCCCATTGGCACTGTCGGTCTCACCGAGGCCGAGGCGCGGGAGCAATTCGGCGACGCTGTGCAGGTGTTCTCCACCGCATTTGTGGCCATGGACTACGCCCTGGGAGAGCACAAGCCGCGAACTCGCATGAAGCTTGTCACCGTCGGCGCGGAGCAGCGGGTGGTGGGTGTGCATGTGATTGGCACCGGTGCGGACGAAATGCTGCAGGGCTTCGCGGTGGCCGTGCGTATGGGTGCAAGCAAGGCGGATTTCGACAACACTGTTGCCATACACCCCACCAGTGCTGAAGAACTGGTCACCATGGTGTAG
- a CDS encoding gamma carbonic anhydrase family protein, whose translation MLRTFESCRPVLASSAWVDATALVVGDVELAADVSVWPMTVVRGDVNHVRIGARTNIQDGTIIHVAHDREGVQKGFPTLIGEDCTIGHRAIVHACTVGDACLIGMAATVMDGAVLEDEVILAAGALVPPGKRLESGHLYVGSPARMQRCLSDKEREFLRYSAAHYVKLKNRHRYGR comes from the coding sequence ATGCTACGAACATTCGAAAGTTGCCGCCCGGTGCTGGCCTCCTCGGCCTGGGTCGACGCCACGGCCCTGGTGGTGGGTGATGTGGAGCTGGCCGCCGATGTTTCCGTCTGGCCGATGACGGTGGTTCGGGGAGATGTCAATCACGTGCGTATCGGTGCCCGGACGAACATCCAGGATGGCACGATCATCCATGTGGCCCATGATCGGGAAGGCGTGCAAAAGGGCTTTCCCACGCTGATTGGAGAGGACTGCACCATCGGTCACCGTGCCATCGTGCACGCCTGCACCGTCGGTGATGCCTGTCTGATCGGCATGGCCGCCACGGTGATGGATGGCGCAGTGCTGGAAGACGAGGTAATCCTTGCCGCTGGCGCACTGGTGCCCCCCGGTAAACGGCTGGAGAGCGGCCATCTGTACGTGGGGTCGCCGGCTCGCATGCAGCGCTGTCTGTCGGACAAGGAACGTGAATTCCTGCGCTATTCGGCGGCGCATTACGTCAAGCTCAAGAACCGCCATCGTTACGGCCGTTAG
- a CDS encoding DUF1328 domain-containing protein, protein MLSWALIFLIVAIGAAVLGFSGIAGTAAWMAQVLFVLFIILFLVSLIFGRRGP, encoded by the coding sequence GTGTTGTCCTGGGCACTGATTTTCCTCATCGTCGCCATCGGGGCCGCCGTGCTCGGGTTTTCCGGCATCGCCGGCACGGCGGCGTGGATGGCGCAGGTTCTCTTCGTACTATTCATCATTCTGTTTCTGGTGTCCCTGATTTTCGGGCGACGCGGACCCTGA
- a CDS encoding succinylglutamate desuccinylase/aspartoacylase family protein produces the protein MSRQPFEIAGVRVRPGTRQTLDLPAGHLYTHTPLTIPLQVIHGRRAGPCLVVSAAVHGDEINGVEIIRRLLRHKTLDRLAGTLVAVPIVNVLGFTGRSRYLPDRRDLNRSFPGSEAGSMASRLAHLFRTQVLAHASHVIDLHTAAIHRDNLPQIRADLDHPGDEALARATGLPVLIHSPLIDGSLRRAARELGVPVVTYEAGEALRFDEAAIRAGVRGILRAMRELDMLAAPRGRRQTEPTPLVADASLWVRAPQDGILRAAVALGAHVAAGQPMGWVADPFGERETAVESPVAGVVIGRTNLPLVHQGEALFHVARFQRGRRAALQLERFSETLDQIDDDWAEPPIV, from the coding sequence TTGAGCCGCCAACCCTTCGAAATAGCCGGCGTGCGTGTCAGGCCCGGCACCCGTCAGACTCTGGACCTCCCGGCGGGCCATCTCTACACGCATACGCCATTGACCATCCCGCTGCAGGTCATTCATGGCCGCCGCGCCGGGCCATGTCTGGTGGTTTCCGCGGCTGTGCATGGCGACGAGATCAACGGCGTCGAGATCATCCGTCGACTGTTGCGGCACAAGACGCTGGATCGTCTCGCCGGCACCCTGGTGGCCGTGCCCATCGTCAACGTGCTGGGCTTTACAGGGCGCTCGCGTTACCTGCCGGATCGCCGCGATCTGAATCGCAGCTTCCCTGGTAGTGAAGCCGGTTCCATGGCATCGCGTCTGGCCCATCTTTTCCGCACCCAGGTTCTCGCCCATGCCAGCCACGTCATCGATCTGCACACCGCCGCGATTCATCGCGACAACCTTCCGCAGATCCGCGCCGATCTGGATCACCCCGGCGACGAGGCACTGGCCCGGGCAACCGGTTTGCCGGTGCTCATCCACTCTCCCTTGATCGACGGGAGTCTGCGCAGGGCCGCGCGGGAACTGGGGGTGCCGGTGGTGACCTACGAGGCGGGGGAGGCCCTGCGTTTCGACGAAGCGGCCATCCGCGCTGGGGTGCGGGGCATCCTGCGGGCCATGCGTGAACTGGACATGCTGGCGGCACCGCGCGGGCGCCGCCAGACCGAGCCGACACCGCTGGTGGCGGATGCCTCCCTGTGGGTGCGGGCGCCCCAGGACGGCATACTCCGGGCGGCGGTGGCCCTGGGGGCCCATGTGGCCGCCGGTCAGCCCATGGGCTGGGTGGCAGACCCGTTCGGCGAGCGGGAAACCGCGGTGGAATCTCCCGTGGCGGGCGTGGTGATCGGTCGTACCAACCTGCCCCTGGTGCATCAGGGCGAGGCCCTGTTCCACGTGGCGCGCTTCCAGCGCGGTCGCCGCGCAGCACTGCAGCTGGAGCGCTTCAGCGAGACCCTGGATCAGATTGACGACGACTGGGCAGAGCCGCCCATCGTGTGA
- a CDS encoding ABC transporter substrate-binding protein, whose translation MPRIPAVAAVLLGLGTLLTLAAPWLPGGERLVLLDPPREGHAMALVATDDELLVGTERGELWRYRRGDWELADQDADGRAITVLRGHPDEIPAGTARGLLPEPEAALPGAARVSDLLRLDQRLLVATGAGVLALDQGGWQTTGPDAAVYRLLEHRRDDETFLHAASIGEGLLGARVPELDWSTNNAGLPLPLNGLSLATTAGGLVLAGTDQGLYWQIAPGERWHRIDDGPGDRRILALAVAAEADGVQRLWIGSDDGLHGLDLVERESSLETRGRARHYDHVGDGPETGVSWIIDRQGTPVLTAGGVYHLGSSRFDYWHWLWMVGLALIVLGARQWRQSLRNQA comes from the coding sequence ATGCCTCGTATCCCCGCAGTTGCTGCCGTGTTGCTCGGCCTCGGCACGCTGCTGACACTCGCAGCCCCATGGCTCCCCGGCGGCGAGCGGTTGGTCCTACTCGACCCGCCCCGGGAGGGGCATGCCATGGCTCTGGTGGCCACGGATGACGAGCTTCTGGTGGGCACGGAGCGCGGTGAGCTATGGCGCTATCGCCGCGGCGATTGGGAACTTGCGGATCAGGACGCTGACGGCCGGGCCATCACGGTGCTGCGGGGGCATCCTGATGAAATACCCGCCGGGACGGCCCGTGGGCTGCTCCCGGAACCGGAAGCCGCGTTACCGGGCGCGGCACGGGTAAGCGATCTGCTTCGCCTTGATCAGCGACTTTTGGTGGCAACAGGTGCCGGCGTGCTCGCACTGGACCAGGGCGGGTGGCAGACCACAGGCCCGGATGCGGCGGTTTACCGACTGCTGGAACATCGCCGGGATGACGAAACCTTCCTGCACGCGGCGAGTATCGGCGAGGGGCTATTGGGGGCGAGAGTGCCTGAACTGGATTGGTCAACCAACAATGCGGGATTACCACTTCCGCTCAACGGCCTGAGTCTCGCCACCACGGCGGGCGGCCTTGTTCTGGCCGGTACGGATCAGGGCCTTTACTGGCAGATAGCACCCGGGGAACGCTGGCACCGTATTGATGACGGGCCGGGAGATCGCCGAATCCTTGCACTGGCAGTGGCGGCAGAGGCGGATGGTGTGCAGAGGCTTTGGATTGGCAGCGACGATGGCCTGCATGGGTTGGACCTGGTGGAGCGAGAAAGCAGCCTTGAGACACGAGGCCGCGCCCGACACTATGATCACGTCGGGGACGGGCCTGAAACCGGGGTGAGCTGGATCATCGATCGACAGGGCACGCCCGTCCTGACGGCCGGTGGGGTCTACCATCTTGGATCAAGCCGATTCGACTACTGGCACTGGCTGTGGATGGTCGGGCTCGCGCTGATCGTGCTCGGCGCGCGGCAATGGCGGCAGTCGCTGCGCAACCAGGCCTGA
- a CDS encoding rhomboid family intramembrane serine protease produces MREGPPPRRPEPPPEPVGPRVPSAFPPVVLSLIALNVLVFFLQPGSLGSPLYQWFALWPLEPPTSVTVPYPTSSFQPWQLVTYGFLHGGTLHLFVNMFALWMFGTPLEHTWGSRRFLFFFMFCVVGAGLIQLFVASQAAAGGAIYPTVGASGGVFGILLGFGMLFPNNRIMLLIPPIPMKAKYFVIGYGAFELFAGVTGSIGGIAHFAHLGGMLFGFFLIQYWRRGFPFRR; encoded by the coding sequence ATGCGGGAGGGGCCGCCGCCGCGCAGGCCCGAACCGCCGCCTGAGCCGGTCGGTCCGCGGGTGCCGAGTGCCTTTCCTCCGGTGGTGCTGAGCCTGATTGCCCTGAATGTGCTGGTGTTTTTTCTCCAGCCAGGGTCTTTGGGAAGTCCGCTCTACCAGTGGTTCGCACTGTGGCCGCTTGAGCCACCTACCTCGGTGACGGTTCCTTACCCAACCAGCAGTTTCCAGCCCTGGCAGTTGGTGACCTACGGTTTCCTGCACGGCGGGACGCTGCACCTGTTCGTGAACATGTTCGCCCTGTGGATGTTCGGTACGCCGCTGGAGCACACCTGGGGCTCGCGGCGCTTCCTGTTCTTTTTCATGTTCTGCGTAGTGGGGGCGGGGCTGATCCAGCTCTTTGTTGCCAGTCAGGCCGCAGCGGGTGGAGCCATCTATCCCACGGTTGGGGCATCCGGCGGCGTGTTCGGTATCCTGCTCGGGTTCGGCATGCTGTTCCCCAACAACCGGATCATGCTGCTGATCCCGCCCATCCCGATGAAGGCCAAATATTTCGTCATTGGCTACGGTGCCTTCGAGTTGTTTGCCGGCGTCACCGGCAGCATCGGCGGCATCGCCCATTTCGCACACCTGGGTGGCATGCTGTTCGGGTTCTTCCTGATTCAGTACTGGCGGCGCGGTTTTCCGTTCCGGCGGTGA
- a CDS encoding efflux RND transporter permease subunit, whose translation MTLPELSIRRHVLAVMLSAVLVLFGLIGYQQVGTDRIPNIDFPVVTVVVSQPGADPEIIDASITSQVERAVNTVPGIDNIQSSSSPGVSVVNITFDLDKDVDVAFNEVQAKVNEIRQELPADAEAPVVQKVETDAQAIMWLSLQGDRTLQQLGVYARNVVRPQLENINGVGEIQIGGGLERNIRVEVDPDKLAAFELTVQDVLNAVETEHFQLPGGFLVSDSTERLIKLDLEFHQPHELEELIVASRDGALIRLRDVADVVDGLEDRRGLARFNGEPTVGLGIVKVSGTNTVAIIDEVQRRVDEEIRPQLPPGMEINVASDQSVFILEMIDSLYQTIGLGILFAALVLWLFLKNLRSTLIVTLSIPISLAAIIATVYFFGYTLNSMTMLAMLLLIGVVVDDAIVVLENIFRHREEGIEDPIEGAIVGSNEVFFAIIATTLALISIFLPVLFMGGIIGRFFESFAVVVALGVLASSLVALTLTPMLCSRFLTVPKEHGKVYNFLESGFRGLESGYRWLLARVLRFRWITLAVVAAVTVAAGSLVGQLGGEFAPEEDEGQFLVFFQTPLGSSIDHADGKLQQIEEVLGSQDGVRSYFTAIGLGDESQVNEGISFVRLEPRENRSLSQQAIVGEVQGRLAQLPGVRAFASSVPLIGGQRGEPLQFNISGPDLDEVARLAEEMESRLGGRSEIATLDLDLSLDLPELVLEVDRERAAVLGLSTFDIARAANVLAGGIDVARYNDEPGDGERYDVRLKAMDSAFSSPDDLRRIFLRNGSGDMIRLDNVARFEPQLGPAVIGRYDLQYAAQFYSVPGVPLAEAVNLVEREAADIMPLGYSLNLVGQAEEFERTAAAILFVFVVAIVLVYMVLGSQFNSFAQPFIILAALPLAMIGGVVGLWLFSHTLNIYSMIGLVLLVGLVTKNGILLVDLTNQYRKKRDLSVDEALQQACPVRLRPILMTSLTLILAMLPAALGAGAGAETQGPLAVAIISGMISSMLLTLVVIPATYSLGENGIIRMREWLADRGTATA comes from the coding sequence ATGACACTGCCAGAGCTCTCCATCCGCCGCCATGTGCTGGCGGTCATGCTCAGTGCGGTGCTGGTGCTGTTCGGCCTGATCGGCTATCAGCAGGTGGGCACCGACCGAATTCCCAACATCGACTTTCCGGTGGTCACGGTGGTGGTCTCCCAGCCGGGAGCCGATCCCGAGATCATCGATGCTTCCATCACGTCGCAGGTGGAGCGGGCCGTCAATACGGTGCCCGGCATCGACAACATCCAGTCCAGTTCCAGCCCGGGCGTCTCGGTGGTCAATATCACCTTCGACCTGGACAAGGACGTGGATGTGGCCTTCAACGAGGTGCAGGCCAAGGTCAACGAGATCCGCCAGGAACTCCCCGCCGACGCCGAGGCGCCGGTGGTCCAGAAGGTGGAGACGGACGCCCAGGCCATCATGTGGCTGTCCCTGCAGGGCGACCGCACCCTGCAACAGCTCGGCGTGTATGCCCGCAACGTGGTCCGCCCGCAGCTGGAGAACATCAACGGCGTCGGCGAAATCCAGATCGGCGGCGGGCTTGAGCGCAACATCCGTGTGGAGGTGGACCCGGACAAGCTGGCAGCCTTCGAACTCACCGTTCAGGACGTGCTGAATGCCGTCGAGACCGAGCATTTCCAGCTCCCCGGCGGCTTCCTGGTCAGTGATTCCACCGAACGACTGATCAAGCTCGATCTGGAGTTCCACCAACCTCATGAACTGGAGGAGCTGATCGTCGCCTCCCGGGACGGTGCGTTGATCCGGCTGCGCGATGTCGCCGACGTGGTGGACGGCCTCGAGGACCGCCGCGGCCTGGCCCGCTTCAACGGCGAGCCCACGGTGGGGCTCGGTATCGTCAAGGTGTCCGGCACCAATACCGTGGCCATCATCGACGAGGTGCAACGCCGGGTGGATGAAGAAATCCGCCCGCAGCTACCGCCGGGCATGGAGATCAACGTTGCCTCGGACCAGTCGGTCTTCATCCTCGAGATGATCGACAGCCTCTACCAGACCATCGGCCTGGGCATACTCTTCGCCGCCCTGGTGCTATGGCTGTTCCTCAAGAATCTGCGCTCCACGCTGATCGTCACCCTGTCCATTCCCATCTCCCTGGCGGCGATCATCGCCACCGTCTACTTCTTCGGCTACACGCTGAACTCCATGACCATGCTGGCCATGCTGCTGCTGATCGGGGTGGTGGTGGATGACGCCATCGTGGTGCTGGAGAACATTTTCCGCCATCGCGAGGAAGGTATCGAGGACCCCATCGAGGGGGCCATCGTCGGTTCCAACGAGGTGTTCTTCGCCATTATCGCCACCACACTGGCGCTGATTTCCATCTTCCTGCCGGTGCTGTTCATGGGCGGCATCATCGGTCGCTTTTTCGAATCCTTCGCGGTGGTCGTGGCTCTGGGTGTGCTGGCCTCGAGCCTTGTGGCACTGACTCTGACGCCAATGCTGTGTTCACGATTCCTGACAGTGCCCAAGGAGCATGGCAAGGTTTACAACTTCCTCGAGAGCGGCTTTCGTGGGCTGGAATCCGGCTACCGCTGGCTGCTGGCCCGGGTGTTGCGATTCCGCTGGATCACCCTGGCCGTGGTGGCCGCCGTCACCGTCGCCGCCGGCAGCCTGGTCGGACAGCTGGGCGGCGAGTTTGCACCGGAAGAGGACGAGGGTCAGTTCCTGGTGTTCTTCCAGACACCCCTCGGGTCCAGCATCGATCATGCGGACGGAAAACTGCAGCAGATCGAGGAAGTCCTCGGCTCACAGGACGGCGTACGCAGCTATTTCACCGCTATCGGTCTCGGCGATGAAAGTCAGGTCAACGAAGGCATTTCCTTCGTCAGGCTGGAGCCGCGGGAGAACCGAAGCCTGAGTCAGCAGGCCATCGTCGGCGAGGTCCAGGGACGCTTGGCGCAGCTTCCGGGGGTGCGGGCCTTCGCCTCCTCGGTGCCCTTGATCGGCGGCCAGCGCGGCGAGCCGTTGCAGTTCAACATTTCCGGGCCTGATCTGGACGAGGTCGCACGGCTGGCGGAGGAAATGGAGAGCCGCCTTGGCGGTCGCAGCGAGATCGCCACCCTGGACCTGGACCTGAGCCTGGATCTGCCGGAACTGGTGCTGGAGGTGGACCGCGAGCGGGCCGCGGTGCTGGGGCTTTCCACATTCGATATTGCCCGCGCCGCCAACGTGCTGGCCGGTGGCATCGACGTGGCGCGCTACAACGATGAGCCCGGTGACGGGGAACGCTACGACGTCCGGCTGAAGGCTATGGACAGCGCCTTCAGCAGCCCCGATGACCTGCGCCGAATTTTCCTGCGCAATGGTAGCGGAGACATGATCCGGCTGGATAACGTGGCGCGATTCGAGCCGCAGCTGGGGCCGGCGGTGATCGGTCGCTACGATCTGCAATACGCCGCCCAGTTCTACTCGGTGCCTGGGGTGCCGCTGGCCGAAGCGGTCAATCTGGTGGAGCGCGAGGCTGCGGACATCATGCCGCTTGGTTACAGCCTCAACCTGGTGGGACAGGCCGAGGAGTTCGAGCGCACGGCAGCAGCCATCCTGTTCGTCTTCGTGGTGGCCATCGTGCTGGTCTACATGGTGCTGGGCAGCCAGTTCAATTCCTTCGCCCAGCCGTTCATCATCCTCGCGGCCCTGCCTCTGGCAATGATCGGTGGCGTCGTGGGCCTGTGGCTGTTCAGCCACACGCTGAACATCTACTCCATGATCGGCCTGGTCTTGCTGGTTGGACTGGTGACCAAGAACGGTATCCTGCTGGTGGACCTCACCAACCAGTACCGCAAGAAGCGGGATCTCTCCGTGGACGAGGCGCTACAGCAGGCCTGCCCGGTGCGCTTGCGGCCGATACTGATGACCTCGCTGACCCTGATCCTTGCCATGCTGCCGGCTGCATTGGGCGCCGGTGCGGGAGCGGAAACCCAAGGTCCGCTAGCAGTGGCCATCATCAGCGGCATGATCTCGTCCATGCTGCTGACCCTGGTGGTGATCCCGGCTACTTATTCGCTGGGGGAAAACGGCATCATTCGGATGAGAGAATGGCTCGCGGACCGGGGGACGGCAACGGCGTGA
- a CDS encoding efflux RND transporter periplasmic adaptor subunit — translation MKTAHSRTGLFFLFAAFALIACGGNGDNDQADNDDDSDGVLITTVTVEKETVEVLERTIGRISSRTTPSLTSEVTGRILSVHVDAGDRVSRGDLLLEIDPEPYELSLASASTDIRRLEALLRNQERELARNRELLEDGFVTQAMVDGAEAEQESLEEQLEAAQVARRNAERDLRNTEVRSPVAGEIDERHVSDGDYTSPGEPLFRLISQDLLRVRLPFPESAAPRLEIGQAVRLRAALTDNSDVEGQIAELRPGLTDGSRAIEAIINVRNPGGWRQGGTVNADVVVLTRESVVVPNQSVVQRPRGEVVYVIEDDTAHARDVRVGRRLGSSTEILEGLDDGDRVAVDGAGFLSDGASVRVSED, via the coding sequence ATGAAAACTGCGCACTCCCGCACCGGTCTGTTTTTTCTTTTCGCCGCATTTGCCCTGATTGCCTGCGGCGGCAACGGCGATAACGATCAGGCTGACAACGATGACGACTCCGACGGGGTGCTCATCACCACCGTCACCGTGGAAAAGGAAACAGTTGAAGTCCTGGAACGCACGATTGGCCGCATCAGCTCGCGGACCACGCCCTCGCTCACTTCCGAGGTCACCGGCCGTATCCTCAGTGTGCACGTGGACGCAGGTGACCGGGTAAGCCGTGGCGATCTGCTGCTGGAAATCGATCCTGAGCCTTATGAACTGAGCCTGGCTTCCGCGTCCACCGACATCCGCCGCCTGGAGGCGCTGTTGCGCAATCAGGAACGGGAACTGGCACGCAACCGCGAGCTGCTTGAAGACGGATTCGTCACGCAGGCCATGGTGGATGGCGCCGAAGCGGAACAGGAATCCCTGGAGGAACAGCTGGAGGCGGCCCAGGTAGCCCGGCGCAACGCCGAGCGGGACCTGCGCAATACCGAAGTGCGTTCACCAGTTGCCGGTGAGATCGATGAGCGTCACGTCTCCGATGGCGATTACACCAGCCCGGGAGAGCCGTTGTTTCGCCTGATCAGCCAGGACCTGCTCCGCGTGCGCCTGCCATTCCCGGAGTCGGCCGCACCACGGCTCGAGATCGGTCAGGCCGTGCGACTGCGCGCGGCGCTAACCGACAACAGCGATGTCGAGGGTCAGATCGCGGAGCTTCGCCCTGGCCTGACGGACGGCAGCCGGGCAATCGAGGCCATCATCAACGTCCGCAACCCCGGCGGCTGGCGACAGGGTGGTACGGTCAACGCCGATGTCGTTGTCCTCACCCGGGAAAGCGTTGTGGTACCCAATCAGTCGGTGGTGCAACGGCCTCGGGGCGAGGTCGTGTACGTCATCGAGGACGACACGGCCCACGCCCGGGATGTGCGGGTCGGACGGCGTCTCGGCAGTTCCACGGAGATCCTGGAGGGGCTCGACGACGGTGACCGCGTCGCCGTGGACGGGGCGGGGTTCCTGAGCGACGGCGCCAGCGTCCGCGTGTCGGAGGACTGA
- a CDS encoding TetR/AcrR family transcriptional regulator has translation MPPVALSSESARPPSTQACQRILAAAKLLFGQRGYDGVSIRDVAQMAKASKANVFHHFGSKAGLYSAVLEDTSSAFQAILDSFDAAQQTPRQRISDFARRNLETMLADPASVHLFLRQMLNGRGNSQRQQAEELIARDLNQLLARIRDETSTGLPRSSHVDPLVLLLCILGANFMYFQLQDVLPQLRNAEQPLDQDRFIGALMQLLETSLDGR, from the coding sequence ATGCCTCCTGTCGCTCTATCCAGCGAATCAGCCCGTCCGCCGTCCACACAAGCCTGTCAGCGCATCCTGGCCGCGGCCAAGTTGCTGTTCGGGCAGCGTGGTTATGACGGGGTCTCGATCAGGGACGTGGCGCAGATGGCCAAGGCCAGCAAGGCCAACGTGTTCCACCACTTCGGCAGCAAGGCCGGGCTCTACAGCGCGGTGCTGGAGGATACGTCCTCGGCCTTTCAGGCCATCCTGGACAGCTTCGATGCCGCGCAGCAGACACCACGGCAGCGCATCAGCGACTTCGCCCGTCGCAATCTCGAAACCATGCTTGCCGATCCGGCGTCGGTGCATCTGTTCCTCCGTCAGATGCTCAACGGCCGGGGCAACAGCCAACGCCAGCAAGCCGAGGAATTGATCGCCCGGGACCTGAATCAACTGCTCGCACGGATCCGTGATGAAACTTCCACCGGCCTGCCGCGGTCGAGTCACGTGGACCCACTGGTGCTGCTGTTGTGCATCCTCGGCGCCAATTTCATGTACTTCCAGCTACAGGACGTGTTGCCACAGCTTCGCAACGCGGAACAACCACTGGATCAGGACCGTTTCATAGGGGCCCTGATGCAGCTGCTTGAGACATCCCTCGACGGCCGCTGA
- a CDS encoding VOC family protein — protein MSNAFHLAFPVTDLDTTRRFYEQVLGCERGRESEHWVDFNFHGHQITAHLVDQMPQVPTNHVDGKQVPVQHFGLILEWDDWEVLAARLRDQAVTFIIEPTVRFAGKTGEQGTCFLLDPAGNALEFKAFRRPGEVFARGGGHG, from the coding sequence ATGTCCAACGCTTTCCATCTGGCTTTTCCCGTGACCGACCTGGACACCACCAGGCGTTTCTATGAGCAGGTTCTTGGCTGTGAGCGTGGGCGTGAGTCCGAGCACTGGGTGGATTTCAATTTTCACGGTCACCAGATTACTGCCCATCTGGTCGATCAGATGCCCCAGGTGCCCACCAACCATGTGGATGGTAAGCAGGTGCCGGTGCAGCACTTCGGCCTCATTCTGGAGTGGGACGACTGGGAAGTGTTGGCTGCCCGGTTGCGTGACCAGGCGGTGACTTTCATCATCGAGCCCACCGTGCGCTTTGCAGGAAAAACCGGCGAGCAAGGCACCTGCTTCCTGCTGGATCCTGCCGGCAACGCCCTGGAGTTCAAGGCGTTTCGCCGCCCCGGGGAGGTGTTTGCGCGAGGGGGCGGGCATGGCTGA